The Streptomyces laurentii genome contains a region encoding:
- a CDS encoding hypothetical protein (identified by MetaGeneAnnotator; putative;~sequence version:1), which translates to MDLDRTRPLWRQIAAEIIRRIESGTYPPGSRVPSTLEIAQEFGVVNATAAKAMRQVREQGWTRGEVGLGTFVVDALPSATGADQPAD; encoded by the coding sequence ATGGACCTTGATCGCACCCGCCCGCTGTGGAGGCAGATCGCAGCGGAGATCATCCGGCGTATCGAGAGCGGGACCTACCCTCCCGGGAGCCGCGTGCCGTCCACTCTGGAGATCGCCCAGGAGTTCGGCGTGGTGAACGCGACGGCAGCGAAGGCCATGCGGCAGGTACGCGAACAAGGCTGGACACGCGGCGAAGTGGGGTTGGGAACGTTCGTTGTCGACGCCCTACCGTCCGCCACCGGGGCCGACCAGCCCGCCGACTGA
- a CDS encoding hypothetical protein (identified by MetaGeneAnnotator; putative;~sequence version:1) → MTARLRAPERHAEKGACWLLRARHLEPDTTEEDPMTTSPISDVALPMPPLTETALRVAVNRIDLAAAVEFEQGFRQARQEAVQTDSTAPMHVGSGWRCGGLRRGLLGCMSGTAEDRTVRRAASAEIGRMIAEAEREVAA, encoded by the coding sequence GTGACCGCCCGCTTGCGAGCCCCTGAACGTCACGCCGAGAAGGGTGCGTGCTGGCTGCTGCGAGCGCGACACCTTGAACCGGATACCACCGAGGAGGACCCGATGACGACCTCGCCCATCAGCGACGTCGCGTTGCCGATGCCGCCTCTGACCGAGACCGCGCTTCGGGTGGCCGTGAACCGTATCGACCTTGCCGCTGCTGTCGAGTTCGAGCAGGGGTTCCGGCAGGCACGGCAGGAAGCCGTCCAGACCGACAGCACGGCGCCCATGCACGTGGGATCTGGGTGGCGCTGCGGCGGACTCCGGAGAGGGCTGCTCGGCTGCATGAGCGGGACTGCGGAAGACAGGACCGTGCGGCGGGCCGCGTCGGCGGAGATCGGCCGGATGATCGCTGAGGCGGAGCGCGAGGTCGCAGCTTGA